CGCATTCTACTATCTAAACGAGTCTTAATTCACACTAAAAATAAGAAGCTAAATGGTGTAATAGGTGTAAAACCTAGACATTTATTAACTGAAGAAGAATTAAAAAAAGTGCCGCAGATAAATCAAATGTATATAGATATAGGTGTATCGAGCAAATCTGAGGTTGAAGAGTTAGGTGTCAGGGTTGGTGATCCAATAACTTTTAATGAAACGTTTATGCAGCTTACACAATTTAGAGTTATGGGTAAGGCGTTAGATGATAGGGCTGGTGTTGCAGTGATTATTAAAGTTCTTGAGATGTTTAAAGATGTGCAATTACCTTACACACTTTATGCTGTATTCACGACGCAAGAAGAAGTTGGTCTACGTGGTGCAACATCAGTAACATATACTGTAAATCCTGATATTGCACTAGTAGTAGAGACAACGACAGCTGCAGATACTCCTGAAAATTCTCCATCAGAATATGTTACAATGCTTGGCAAAGGGCCAGCAATAAGGGTTATGGATGCAACCATGATAACTCAGCAAAAGATTTTAGATTTCATGATAAACATCGCTAACAGAATAAATGTTCCATATCAGTTACAAGTAGCACCAAAAAGTGGCACTGATGCCGGAACTATCCACATATCACACGGCGGCATTCCAACCGGTGTAATATCAATACCTGCAAGATACCTCCACACGCCATCATCAATAATTGATCTCACAGATTTCGAACACACAGTAACATTAACAACAGAGATTCTTAAACAAATAAAAAACAAAGAAGAATTTTATTTTAGTATTTAACTAAATTTTTAAATTTTGAGTATGCCATTCCGTTTAACTAAAACTCAGACTGTGGAAAAATATGCAATGCGGATTTAGAAAATTCTCAAGAAAATGAGATAGAATCAAAGAAAATTAACCTCTACTCTTATCTTAGATGAATGAGATCATCTTTTAAAAGAGGGATTTTTAACAAGTTTAATATGACTTTAATGTTATAATAATTGATGCTATTAAAATAAGAGACCCACTGAATATTGTATAATGTAGTGAATTGTTCCTTTATATAGATTGTTGCTCAGAAAGTTTAAGAGCTTTGCTGAGATAAATGGGCAAAGTTTAAACATGATGTTAACTCACTAAATTTGGAATGTTCCCGATGTGGATGGAATAACATCTGAACTAGAGCGAAAACATAGCTCGTAAGATGGTGAGTCCTATGGGATGGTGAAGTTGTGAGCACCTCAAACCAGGTGACTGGGAGTGCAAAAGCTCCGGGCGAACGCTGGGAACTCCTAACTTTAGTTGAGTCGTGGAGTAGCTCACATGATGGTAATGAGGCGAAAAATTTATCATAGTCTTTTTACTAGTTAGGGATGCTGGGCCCGGGGTAGCTAAGCCTGGTATAGCTTCCGGCTGTAGGTATCAGCCACCTAGACAACTGGGGTCGCGAGCCTGAGAATGAGTCTAGGTCAGCAGGTACCGGAAGGCCGTGGGTTCAAATCCCACCCCCGGGACCAGTCTTCTTGTGATTGTGATTATTCAAAGGAAATGTGATTACGACGTTATCACAATAATCATGGATTGCTCTGATGTATTATAATGTTATTTTTTACCCCCTTATTTCCTCTGGAATGTGATTTTTAAAGTATGTGATTAGTCACATTACTGTTTTTCTAGCAGTTTTTTCTTTATCTCTTCTGGTACTCTATACGTGAAAGGCATTTTTGTTTCATCTCTTATTAAGAGACCTTTATCAACCATTCTCTTCATCGTTCTTGCTATATGCTCTCTTGCCATTCCTAACATTTTAGCTATCCCTGTTGCTCCTTCTACACCGTATGATGAATCTTGTAATAATAATCTTAGTATTTTCTCCTCCGTTATCGATAATCCTAACAGCTCTCTTTCTTTTTCAACTGCTTTTTCGGATAACATTTCATTTAATGATAGATACTTTGATGTATAGTTTTCATACTTTCTTCTTATCCTTTGGTCTTTTGCTGATTGTTGAGTCTTTTGATAAAGTTCTTCCATCATTTCTCTCATCCGTCTTATTTCAAACCTAATTTTAGTTATGTCATCTTCTATGTACGCTAAACGTTCTTCAAGTATTCTATCTCTTCCCTTCATAGATTCTACCAAATCTATTAAAGACTGCAAACGTGCCTCAAGTGAGCTTAATGGTATGTATGCTTTTCGTTCCATTTAACATCTACAATATTATTTGTGACATGTGATATATAAACTCATCTCACAATCACGGTGATTAACTATTTTTATAAAATCATGGATCATATTTTATGATATATCATAAAACAGTTTATGAAAAAAATAAAAAACATAGGATATATAGCCAGAAATATGCAAAAATATCTAATGATATGTGTGAGATTTAATATGATAAACAATTCTTTTTTAAAGATGAAAATATTACGTGATTAAGTCACTGAAAGTCATTTTATGATTCGTGATTTCAATGTAAAATACTTGCTTATTTTTCAGTGATTTTTCTTTATTATGATAATTGTGATAAAAGTCACGGGCGTGGTGTGATATCTTATTAAAATCATTAGCTGTGACTAAGTTATGCGAAAAAGATCATGTGGTTTTATGGCTTACCATTGTGATTTTTATAATGTTTTTTCTGTGACTCTTATGTTTTTCTCGATTATTTCAATTGCTTTCTCAGCTAGTTCTCGTGTCATAGTTAATGGTGGTGCTATTCTTAGTGTTGATTTTCCTGCCGTTATTAATGCAACACCTTGCTTCCAGCTTTGTATAATAATATTTTCAGCTTCCTTAATCCCTGGTTCTTTAGTTTTTTTATCCTTCACTATTTCTACACCTATCATAAAACCTTTTCCTCTTACATCTCCTACTATTTTACTACTTTCTTCGATTTCTTTAAAATGTTTGTAAATATAATCCCCTACTTTCTGCACATTTTCAAGGAGGTTATTTTTCTCTATATACTCAATAGTCGATAGTGATGCGACACATGATACAGGATTCCCGCCGAATGTTGATGCGTGAGATCCCTTCTCCCATGTCATGACATCTTTACTTGCTATCATTGCTCCTAAAGGTAATCCTGAGGCGATGGCTTTTGCTAATGTTATTATGTCAGGTTTAACATTCCAATGCTCTATTGCAAACCATTTACCGGTTCGTCCAAAACCTGCTTGTATTTCATCATCTATGAATAAGATCCCATATTTTTCAGCTAGTTTTTTTAATTTTTCAAAATATCCCTGAGGCGGCCAAACATAACCTCCCTCACCCTGCACCGGTTCTACTACTATGCCTGCTACTTCTTCAGGTGGTACATATTTCGAGAGAACCCATTCTTCAATATAGTCAACGCAATATAGATTACATTCTGGATATTGTAGATGAAATGGGCATCTATAACAATATGGATACGGAACCTGAACTGTTGCTGGAACGAGTGGCGAAAATCCTTTCCGTTGCACTGGCTTTGATGCCGTCAAACTCATAGCTCCATAAGTTCTTCCATGAAACGATCCTATGAACGAAAAAAGGTAAGGCCGACCAGTTTTATATCTTGCCAACTTCATTGCTGCTTCTATTGCTTCAGCTCCACTATTCGAAAAATGAACCATTTTCTCTTTACCGTTTACAGGAACGATTTTTGTTAATTTCTCTGCTAATGTTACGGCCTCTTCATAATAAAAGTCTGTGAGACTATAGTGTAAAAATTTATCAACTTGCCTTTTTATTGCTTCAGTAACTTCTTTTGGACGTCCAACATTAAGTACTACTAATCCAGAATTAAAATCTATATACTCATTACCATCAACATCGACCACTACATTTTCTTTAACTTCCTTTACAACCAAAGGATAGAAGCGAACATAAGAACGTGAAATAACTTTACTATCACGTTCAATTATTTTTTGAGCATTTGGGCCTGGTGGTGGAACGACAATTTTAGGTAAATCGTGAGGTTTATTGATAGACTCTTCACCCATAGAATACCACCGAAATATTAAGATCACGCACCTTTATATATATTTCTAACTTCGTACTATTTTAACAAATTTCTTCATAACTTCGAAATATAACTATCATCAATCAAAAATATAACCACTCGTTTATATAAGAAAATCGTACTCAAAATTTTCTTTCATAACGCTAACTAGATTTATTTAGAGAATTTAGATAATTTACGGATCATAAAGTTTAATAGTTTTTGCGATAAAAAATATTTTGGTGTACAGTATGAGCGTTCAATTAAAAATTGTGAAAATAGTGCCACCAGAGGGTACAAATATTATTATAGGACAAACACACTTTATTAAGACTACTGAAGACATTTATGAACTTTTCGTTACAATAACACCTCATATAAAGTTTGGATTGGCATTCTGCGAATCATCAGGCCCACGTTTAGTGAGGCGCGAAGGTAATGATCAGGAGCTTATAGAATTAGCAACGAAGTACGCTTTAGATGTTGGAGCCGGTCATGTATTTGTAATCGTAATTAAAGGTGGTTATCCCATAAATGTATTAAATGCTCTTAAAAATGTTCAAGAAGTTGTAGGACTTTATTGTGCTACCGCTAACCCGATCGAGGTAATCGTAGCCGAAACAGAACAAGGCAGAGGAGTTTTAGGCGTCATAGACGGAGGGTCTCCACTAGGTGTTGAGAAAGAAGATGACATTAAGGCAAGACGCGATTTTCTAAGAAAAATAGGATACAAACTTAGATAACATTAAATATTACAGTGATGAACGCAGCAATCATGAAAATAATAATAGGATATAATTCACCTTTAGGAACATATTTTTTCGCCATCTCATCTAATTTATAAAGATTTTTCCCTAAAATCCTCAAATCTGTTATTGTAACATTAATATCACTTACTAATATTCTCTCCTTAAGATCTGCATTTTTCAGCCTATCCAGTATGATTTTTATTATTTCCGAAATATTACCATTTTCACCTAGCATGCTATAACCCTTTCCTCCTGGAACCAAAGCTACTACCGAATGTGTATCGCTTGTACACACTTCCCCATCATAACCTATTTTTAATGTTTCATTTATTATCTGTTCTCTTAATCCAACAATCATATTATTGGAATCAAAAAGCATTATGTAAAATGGTTTTTCATTTTTAGGCTCCAAAACCATTATAGCAATACCACCCTCGCCATATCCTTCATGAGGTTTTCCTGGAAACGCTGTCTTTACAAGACTTATTTTTCCCTGTCTCTTTTCCAATTGTTTAAGCTGCATTAACGCTTTTTCTATTGCTTTTATTGAAGATCTACCGGCAATATCCTTCGAGAGTATTTCTGATCTGTCATTTGAGAGAGCGTTATGAGCATCTATTATTATTGGTTCCTTTAAACCAAGACTTTGGGAAAGTTTTTTTACTGGGTTTACAATATTTTCTGGTAAATCCTCCATCGGTAATGGTGATGCAGTCACAGTTATTATTGGAATATCATTAATTAAGAATGCCTTGACTTTTATCTGATCCTCACTAACATCTATAAGCCTTGTTAAGTATACTTCATCAGTTTGTGATTGAGAGTTAATTATCGCCGTTTTTATCAATGATATTACTCTTTCCCTATCGTCATTAAGCACTAGATCAGATTCATGATTTGATGGAACATGGAATGGCATTGCAACAACACTCATCTCATCCCACATTTTTTTCATTATCTCAGAAGGTAAATTCGAACTACCCATATGCATTATAGGACCTGGATGTATCGGTATTGATATTAATACCCCAATCGGTTTGCTCTCATTATAAAACACTAACAACCGCGCAATGTAATCTGCGGATGTAGATATGCTAGAAAACACTTGTTCAAGAGCTGTAGAATCCTTATTTGACCAAAGCCTCAGAAATGCACGAAATAGAGATATTGGACCAAGCCCAAACTTCCTCTTACCACTAATTTCAATGTACGCCATATAAACAAATCCTACCGCAGTTAAAATAAACGGAAGGAAAAAATCAATCAAAGAATTCTTCAAATTCTTTAATACAACGTCATTAAAGTATAACATAGAAGACGATAACGGAAGCAGACACATAATACTCATTAACCCACGTTTAAAACTCTTTGTAATAACAGGTAGAGAATTAAAAACAAACGACAATATAGTAGCCGATAATATTGCCCCTAATATTCCAGAAATTATATCTTTTAAAAGAAGATGCAAAAGACCTGCAAAAATTATCATAATATATATTCCCAAACCTCTTCTCTTTGTAATATATTGATCTATCCTTCCATAAAGTAATAACACCGCTATACTCATTATGATTATTACATTAACTATCATAAATCCAACATTAAAAAAGATCACAGGAATTACTACATACAACAACGATAACACAAATGCCATCATTAGTAACAATCTTAAATTAGGTAATGACCATAACTTAGAATAATGAAGTGGAATAGATAAACCATCATCACTCATTATTTCTCACTAAGGAAGTACTCTAGCTTGTGCCAAAAGCACTAATGCCATTATTAATATCGATATGAATATCACAATAGGTGGGCTTATCTTTACATTAGAGATATCCTCATCATAAAATCTTATCAGACCTGCCCCTGTTACAGGTGTCGCCTCACGCCTTTTTCCACCTTTTCTTTTCTCCTTTCTTGACATCTCACACTTTCTTATGTTTCTCTTCTACTTAAATTTTAATTTTTCATTTTACACTCTTCCACATAAGCTCATTCCATTACAAACACTCCCTCACAATTCATCCTATCATAATCCACAAAAGAACATCAAGACATAGCAAAGCTGAAAAACTAATAAAATAATTAACATGATATAATGAATAACACTTGAACAAAACATTTTTCCCTTAGATATTTAGTATGAATTTTTTAGTTATGTTTTTCTATAAAAATAAAAAAATTTAAATTAAATTGTTAAAAATTATTTTTTAGAAATAAATACTCCCACACCCCTTTATTTCCACTGGAAATAATATAGCATTATCCTGTTATTTTTCTACTAAAATATTTTTTAGTAAAATACATGAATATCTGTACCATAAAGCATTTAATATTTTAAAGAAATAACAAATGGGGTATTTTATTCTTAAGGAAATATGTTATTCTTAAACAAAAAGTTAATATCATGAAGAAACAGCATTTTGCTCACTAGTTCCAGTGGAAACAGAGGGGTGTGGGGGTTCTGAGTTAAGTAGAGATTCATAGTGTTTTATCACCTCTACTCAACTCTTCCCTCTCGATTAGCTCATCGAGGGCTTTCGGGGTAAACCCGACATCCCCACATCCGAAGGTCAACCCCCAGCCCACCCATCCCCATAGGAAGTCATGCTTCCAGAGCAGAGGGGACATTAAAACGTATGAGCAACCTCTATTTAAACCTATCTGCTCTGAAAATACTGACAAAGGCAGCTAAACGCTGCCTCTTAGCCTCTTTGAGAGTGCAAAGCTTCTCCATCAAGAAGATATTATGGCTTATCTCTATTTAAGTCTATCTATTTTGAAACTGTTTTTTAAGTCTTTCTTTATAGCAATTCTCTAACTAAACCGTTATTTAGAGAATGTGTGTTTCCATTATCTTAATTTAAAATTTATTGTTTTATTTTTTGTTTAATATTTTCTG
This genomic interval from Thermoprotei archaeon contains the following:
- a CDS encoding M42 family metallopeptidase, which codes for MTEIIDLLRILSETHGPPGREEEIRRVITNNVKNIVDSVNIDPLGNVIALKRGGELKVMIAAHMDEVALITSFIEDNGFIRFSPIGGIDPRILLSKRVLIHTKNKKLNGVIGVKPRHLLTEEELKKVPQINQMYIDIGVSSKSEVEELGVRVGDPITFNETFMQLTQFRVMGKALDDRAGVAVIIKVLEMFKDVQLPYTLYAVFTTQEEVGLRGATSVTYTVNPDIALVVETTTAADTPENSPSEYVTMLGKGPAIRVMDATMITQQKILDFMINIANRINVPYQLQVAPKSGTDAGTIHISHGGIPTGVISIPARYLHTPSSIIDLTDFEHTVTLTTEILKQIKNKEEFYFSI
- a CDS encoding helix-turn-helix domain-containing protein, with product MERKAYIPLSSLEARLQSLIDLVESMKGRDRILEERLAYIEDDITKIRFEIRRMREMMEELYQKTQQSAKDQRIRRKYENYTSKYLSLNEMLSEKAVEKERELLGLSITEEKILRLLLQDSSYGVEGATGIAKMLGMAREHIARTMKRMVDKGLLIRDETKMPFTYRVPEEIKKKLLEKQ
- a CDS encoding acetyl ornithine aminotransferase family protein, translating into MGEESINKPHDLPKIVVPPPGPNAQKIIERDSKVISRSYVRFYPLVVKEVKENVVVDVDGNEYIDFNSGLVVLNVGRPKEVTEAIKRQVDKFLHYSLTDFYYEEAVTLAEKLTKIVPVNGKEKMVHFSNSGAEAIEAAMKLARYKTGRPYLFSFIGSFHGRTYGAMSLTASKPVQRKGFSPLVPATVQVPYPYCYRCPFHLQYPECNLYCVDYIEEWVLSKYVPPEEVAGIVVEPVQGEGGYVWPPQGYFEKLKKLAEKYGILFIDDEIQAGFGRTGKWFAIEHWNVKPDIITLAKAIASGLPLGAMIASKDVMTWEKGSHASTFGGNPVSCVASLSTIEYIEKNNLLENVQKVGDYIYKHFKEIEESSKIVGDVRGKGFMIGVEIVKDKKTKEPGIKEAENIIIQSWKQGVALITAGKSTLRIAPPLTMTRELAEKAIEIIEKNIRVTEKTL
- a CDS encoding adenosine-specific kinase; translated protein: MSVQLKIVKIVPPEGTNIIIGQTHFIKTTEDIYELFVTITPHIKFGLAFCESSGPRLVRREGNDQELIELATKYALDVGAGHVFVIVIKGGYPINVLNALKNVQEVVGLYCATANPIEVIVAETEQGRGVLGVIDGGSPLGVEKEDDIKARRDFLRKIGYKLR
- a CDS encoding DUF2070 family protein; translated protein: MSDDGLSIPLHYSKLWSLPNLRLLLMMAFVLSLLYVVIPVIFFNVGFMIVNVIIIMSIAVLLLYGRIDQYITKRRGLGIYIMIIFAGLLHLLLKDIISGILGAILSATILSFVFNSLPVITKSFKRGLMSIMCLLPLSSSMLYFNDVVLKNLKNSLIDFFLPFILTAVGFVYMAYIEISGKRKFGLGPISLFRAFLRLWSNKDSTALEQVFSSISTSADYIARLLVFYNESKPIGVLISIPIHPGPIMHMGSSNLPSEIMKKMWDEMSVVAMPFHVPSNHESDLVLNDDRERVISLIKTAIINSQSQTDEVYLTRLIDVSEDQIKVKAFLINDIPIITVTASPLPMEDLPENIVNPVKKLSQSLGLKEPIIIDAHNALSNDRSEILSKDIAGRSSIKAIEKALMQLKQLEKRQGKISLVKTAFPGKPHEGYGEGGIAIMVLEPKNEKPFYIMLFDSNNMIVGLREQIINETLKIGYDGEVCTSDTHSVVALVPGGKGYSMLGENGNISEIIKIILDRLKNADLKERILVSDINVTITDLRILGKNLYKLDEMAKKYVPKGELYPIIIFMIAAFITVIFNVI
- a CDS encoding preprotein translocase subunit Sec61beta, which encodes MSRKEKRKGGKRREATPVTGAGLIRFYDEDISNVKISPPIVIFISILIMALVLLAQARVLP